A window from Heteronotia binoei isolate CCM8104 ecotype False Entrance Well chromosome 15, APGP_CSIRO_Hbin_v1, whole genome shotgun sequence encodes these proteins:
- the LOC132584813 gene encoding trans-1,2-dihydrobenzene-1,2-diol dehydrogenase-like, which produces MGPLCWGICSAGKISHDFLVALKTLPSENHKVVAIASRELSRAQKYAQTHNIPKAYGAYTELAQDPDVDVVYVGVIHPYHLPCTLLFIQAGKNVLCEKPMGMNTTEVKAMVQAAQEKGVFLMEAFWSRFFPASEKLRSLLKQGTIGNVVMVHADFGLPLLTVPRCTEKDLGGGGLLDIGLYCVQLAYMVFEAEKPESIVASGFLHDTGVDKTGSIILNFSGSRQAVLTYTLTTNLPNRASISGTKGIIEVPSTFWCPVQLVVNGKNEEFPLPPPSQKLNFPNGTGLRYEAEHVRQCLLQGLKESPIMSHADSELVHFILDEVRRQLGMSYPQDQACF; this is translated from the exons ATGGGGCCCTTGTGCTGGGGGATTTGTTCTGCTGGCAAGATCAGCCACGATTTCCTAGTGGCCCTGAAGACTCTGCCCTCTGAGAATCATAAG GTGGTGGCCATTGCTTCTCGTGAACTCAGCCGGGCACAGAAATATGCCCAGACCCATAACATCCCCAAGGCCTATGGGGCTTATACAGAACTGGCTCAGGATCCAGATGTTG ATGTGGTGTACGTGGGGGTGATCCATCCATATCATCTCCCGTGCACCCTCCTCTTCATCCAGGCTGGGAAGAATGTGCTGTGTGAGAAACCAATGGGCATGAATACTACAGAAGTCAAGGCGATGGTGCAGGCAGCCCAGGAAAAGGGGGTCTTCCTCATGGAG GCCTTCTGGAGCCGTTTTTTCCCTGCTTCTGAGAAGCTTCGCTCCCTGCTGAAGCAAGGGACCATCGGGAACGTGGTGATGGTTCACGCTGATTTTGGCTTACCTCTGCTGACAGTCCCCAGGTGTACAGAGAAAGATCTGGGAGGAGGTGGCTTGCTGGACATTGGCCTCTATTGTGTCCAGTTGGCTTACATGGTCTTTGAAGCAGAGAAGCCAGAGTCCATTGTGGCCTCTGGTTTCCTGCATGATACAG GGGTAGACAAAACGGGGTCTATCATCCTGAACTTCTCAGGCAGTCGCCAAGCTGTCCTTACTTACACTCTGACCACCAACCTGCCCAACCGAGCAAGCATCAGTGGCACCAAAGGGATCATTGAG GTTCCAAGTACCTTCTGGTGCCCAGTTCAGCTGGTTGTCAATGGGAAGAATGAAgaattcccccttccccctccctcccaaaaactAAACTTCCCCAATGGCACAGGTCTGCGTTATGAAGCAGAACATGTCCGACAATGTCTCCTCCAAG GCTTGAAGGAGAGCCCCATCATGTCTCATGCAGACAGTGAACTGGTCCACTTCATCCTGGATGAAGTTCGTAGGCAGCTGGGGATGTCATATCCACAGGACCAAGCCTGTTTTTGA